A part of Pectinatus sottacetonis genomic DNA contains:
- a CDS encoding SMR family transporter — MNSGLIFLAGAVFMDILSNILLKKSAGFKFKLWGGSAIFCVLCAFLFLAQAVRTMDLSVAYVLWGAAGILLTTFIDVIFYHIKLRESGVIGLLCMITGIILIQSLN; from the coding sequence ATGAATAGTGGATTAATATTTTTGGCAGGAGCCGTTTTTATGGATATTCTTTCAAATATTCTATTAAAAAAATCCGCAGGATTTAAGTTTAAGTTATGGGGAGGCAGTGCTATTTTCTGTGTTTTATGTGCGTTTTTGTTTTTAGCACAGGCTGTAAGAACGATGGATTTGAGTGTTGCTTATGTTTTGTGGGGAGCAGCAGGAATATTGCTTACTACTTTTATTGATGTGATTTTTTATCACATCAAGTTAAGGGAAAGCGGCGTGATAGGGCTTCTTTGTATGATCACAGGAATTATATTAATTCAATCATTGAATTAA
- the deoC gene encoding deoxyribose-phosphate aldolase — protein MLPSKPAKEMSKKELAKYIDYSVLKPEFTKDHIVSLTQDGVEKGCATICINPGYIELCEPYTAGSETMLCPVCDFPFGASSTESKVQQIKIAAGYDSVKEVDIVANFGWIRSGLYDAVTEEIKECAKACHKYGRELKVILETDALNETQIRKACQCCIAGNTDFVKTSTGFLTGYDLQGASIDVIKILIEEVRGRCKIKGSGCIRTQEHFFKLIDMGIDRVGIGYKSVPIVLGEK, from the coding sequence ATGTTACCAAGTAAGCCAGCAAAAGAAATGTCTAAAAAAGAATTAGCAAAATATATTGATTATTCTGTATTAAAACCAGAGTTTACTAAGGACCATATTGTGTCATTGACGCAGGATGGAGTAGAAAAAGGATGCGCCACAATATGCATAAATCCGGGATATATAGAATTATGCGAACCATATACCGCTGGCAGTGAGACAATGCTGTGCCCGGTTTGTGATTTTCCTTTCGGCGCAAGTTCAACTGAATCTAAAGTTCAGCAGATTAAAATTGCTGCCGGATATGATTCAGTGAAAGAAGTAGATATTGTAGCTAATTTTGGCTGGATACGCAGTGGACTGTATGATGCAGTTACAGAAGAAATCAAGGAATGTGCAAAAGCATGTCATAAATATGGACGGGAACTCAAGGTTATACTAGAAACAGATGCTTTAAATGAAACACAGATAAGAAAAGCCTGTCAATGTTGTATTGCTGGTAATACTGATTTTGTAAAGACCAGCACGGGTTTTTTGACAGGATATGATTTACAGGGAGCATCAATAGATGTTATAAAAATCTTAATTGAAGAGGTGCGTGGCAGGTGTAAAATAAAAGGGAGCGGGTGTATTCGTACCCAGGAACATTTCTTTAAATTAATTGATATGGGAATTGACCGTGTGGGAATCGGTTATAAATCAGTTCCAATTGTGCTGGGAGAAAAATAG
- a CDS encoding DMT family transporter, with protein MFHHNKAYMAALLYTLIIGFSFMFVKIALVNANPADILAHRFTIAFLASVIVFSLNKTKLHITFRDFLKIFPLAMLYPTLFFCFQVFGLAYTASSQAGIVQACIPILTLIMATCFLKEHSTIKQNFFTLLSVVGVIYIFIMSGFSGKQSNTFGIILIFLSALSASCYNVLARTLTQKYSTFVLTYFMTIFGMAAFNMIAIINHLMNHTLASYFTPLTNISFLLSMLYLGILSSLCTAFLSNYALSKMEASKMSVFSNLATLITILAGVIFLKEHLQYFHIIGAVFILCGVIGTNYFSAKNKS; from the coding sequence ATGTTTCATCATAACAAAGCTTATATGGCCGCATTGTTATATACGCTTATAATCGGTTTCTCTTTTATGTTCGTCAAAATAGCTTTAGTTAATGCCAATCCGGCAGATATTCTGGCACACAGATTTACCATTGCCTTTTTAGCATCGGTTATAGTTTTTTCTCTAAACAAAACCAAACTGCATATTACTTTTCGTGATTTTCTTAAAATATTTCCTTTAGCTATGCTATACCCTACCTTATTTTTCTGCTTTCAGGTATTTGGCCTTGCTTATACAGCATCATCACAAGCCGGTATTGTACAAGCCTGTATTCCTATCCTTACCCTGATTATGGCAACATGTTTTTTAAAAGAACATTCCACAATAAAACAAAATTTCTTTACCCTTCTATCTGTTGTCGGTGTCATTTACATTTTTATAATGAGTGGTTTCAGTGGCAAACAAAGTAATACTTTTGGCATTATTTTGATCTTTTTATCTGCATTATCCGCATCCTGCTACAATGTACTGGCACGAACTCTGACCCAAAAATATTCTACTTTTGTCCTGACCTATTTTATGACTATTTTTGGTATGGCTGCTTTTAATATGATAGCCATTATAAATCATTTAATGAACCATACCTTAGCCAGCTATTTTACACCATTGACAAATATCAGCTTTCTTTTATCTATGCTGTATCTGGGAATACTTTCTTCCCTGTGTACTGCTTTTTTATCAAATTATGCCTTATCAAAAATGGAAGCTTCCAAAATGAGCGTTTTCTCAAATTTAGCTACACTTATTACTATATTAGCAGGAGTAATTTTCTTAAAGGAACATCTGCAGTATTTTC
- a CDS encoding EFR1 family ferrodoxin (N-terminal region resembles flavodoxins. C-terminal ferrodoxin region binds two 4Fe-4S clusters.) yields MATIYYLSATGNSLYAAKTIAKKLSIIESTTLLSIPEANKYNLLKPHGTVGFVMPLHFFSLPFLIEEFLTKLDLSDAEYTFAIITCGFHYISNAFHDLKKIIAKSHGTLNGSFYTDMISIYLPLNNIPSESRKQKKLSVANKKLYYIADKIISHSDFHASEYFNLISKTIHSLYKQHPEKLDEKFTINQQCTNCGLCTRICPVKNIVITDGHPVWQHNCTQCLACLHICPSQIIELGNNTKGRKRYRHPQITIKELLPY; encoded by the coding sequence TTGGCTACAATTTATTACTTATCAGCTACCGGTAATTCTCTTTATGCTGCTAAAACAATAGCAAAGAAATTATCCATTATAGAATCAACAACATTATTATCAATTCCTGAGGCAAACAAATATAATTTGCTTAAACCTCATGGAACTGTTGGCTTTGTCATGCCATTACATTTTTTTTCGCTGCCATTTCTTATAGAAGAATTTTTAACTAAATTAGATCTATCTGATGCTGAATATACATTTGCCATTATTACCTGCGGTTTTCATTATATCAGCAATGCTTTCCATGATCTGAAAAAAATCATTGCCAAAAGTCATGGAACTCTTAATGGAAGTTTTTATACTGACATGATATCTATTTATCTACCATTAAATAATATTCCGTCTGAAAGTAGAAAACAAAAAAAACTCTCTGTTGCAAATAAAAAGCTGTATTATATAGCTGATAAAATAATTTCTCATAGTGATTTTCATGCATCTGAATATTTCAATCTCATCTCGAAAACTATTCATTCACTTTACAAACAACATCCTGAAAAGCTGGATGAAAAATTTACTATAAATCAACAATGTACGAATTGCGGTCTTTGTACTAGAATATGCCCGGTAAAAAACATAGTAATTACCGATGGTCATCCTGTTTGGCAGCATAACTGCACACAGTGTCTGGCCTGTCTGCATATTTGTCCATCCCAAATAATAGAACTTGGTAATAATACCAAGGGACGTAAACGATATCGCCATCCACAGATAACGATCAAGGAATTACTTCCCTATTAA
- the msrA gene encoding peptide-methionine (S)-S-oxide reductase MsrA: protein MNNHESNAAEIYLAGGCFWGLQAYIDKLSGIICTTVGYANGNTVNPTYQDVCSNSTGHTETVYVKYDQSVIQLETILKYFFKAIDPTAIDHQGNDFGTQYKTGIYYKTDCDKKIINKIVSDEQKKYTTPIATVVEPLICYYPAEEYHQKYLKKNPKGYCHINL from the coding sequence ATGAATAATCATGAATCTAATGCAGCCGAAATTTATCTTGCAGGCGGCTGTTTTTGGGGACTGCAGGCATATATTGATAAACTTTCCGGCATAATTTGCACAACTGTCGGCTATGCCAACGGAAATACAGTCAACCCCACTTATCAAGATGTATGTTCCAATTCAACCGGACATACAGAAACAGTATATGTAAAATACGATCAATCTGTTATCCAGCTTGAGACTATACTGAAATATTTCTTTAAAGCTATTGACCCCACCGCTATTGACCACCAAGGAAACGATTTTGGTACACAATATAAAACCGGAATTTATTATAAAACTGACTGCGATAAAAAAATAATCAATAAAATAGTATCTGATGAACAGAAAAAATATACTACTCCCATTGCTACTGTGGTTGAGCCGTTAATTTGTTATTATCCTGCCGAAGAATATCACCAAAAATATCTGAAAAAAAATCCAAAGGGCTATTGTCACATAAACCTATGA
- a CDS encoding DMT family transporter produces MKQWYALVFAVIAEVIGTTMIKIFGSNESITRYGFIFIFIGISYFLLSKAITRIPISTAYAVWEGLGLVFITLIGWFMFKETLPLGKIVGFSAIFLGIVLLKNGTTGGENHE; encoded by the coding sequence ATGAAGCAATGGTATGCATTAGTTTTTGCTGTCATTGCGGAAGTAATCGGTACAACAATGATCAAGATATTCGGGAGTAATGAATCTATAACGCGATATGGTTTTATATTTATCTTTATAGGCATTTCTTATTTCCTTTTATCAAAGGCTATTACAAGAATTCCTATAAGTACGGCTTATGCTGTATGGGAAGGATTGGGTCTTGTATTTATAACGCTCATTGGCTGGTTTATGTTTAAGGAAACTCTTCCGTTAGGTAAAATTGTTGGTTTTTCAGCAATTTTTTTAGGAATAGTACTTTTAAAAAATGGTACTACAGGCGGTGAAAATCATGAATAG
- a CDS encoding sirohydrochlorin cobaltochelatase — translation MLAESAIKKYPALKKSLQTGILFYKNPQIKNIPDKDAILVLSFGTTNKQARQNDIENIVYKIRQAYPHTKVVLAFTSHIIIKRIKKTEELCYDTPEKALTKLHQDGYTRVVIITLDIIPGIEYNYKQELFFLHKNNFKSLVLSTPLLYWMGQKGHPDEIKDVLRAFLEEFSLPMKNSDAVLIFTHGTPHPANAYYTVMQDRLNKLGKDNVFIYTAEGYPELSDVIPILKKNNYKKILLLPFLIVSGVHVNEDMAGKNNSHKTILEQAGFEVSTYLHGLGESNTACKFFLDHTKKACELLTNK, via the coding sequence TTGTTAGCAGAATCAGCCATAAAAAAATATCCTGCACTAAAAAAATCATTGCAGACTGGCATATTATTTTATAAAAATCCCCAAATAAAAAATATCCCGGATAAAGATGCTATATTAGTTTTAAGCTTTGGTACTACCAATAAACAAGCCCGCCAAAACGATATTGAAAATATCGTCTATAAAATCCGCCAGGCATATCCTCATACTAAAGTTGTCCTTGCTTTTACTTCACATATAATAATAAAACGCATCAAAAAAACAGAAGAACTATGTTATGATACACCGGAAAAAGCTCTGACAAAACTACATCAGGACGGTTACACACGCGTTGTCATAATAACATTAGATATTATTCCCGGCATCGAATACAATTATAAGCAGGAACTTTTTTTTCTTCATAAAAACAATTTTAAAAGCCTCGTATTATCTACACCACTTTTATATTGGATGGGGCAAAAAGGTCATCCTGATGAAATAAAAGATGTTCTCCGTGCTTTTTTAGAAGAATTTTCTCTGCCAATGAAAAACAGTGATGCCGTTCTTATATTTACCCATGGCACTCCACATCCTGCCAATGCTTATTATACAGTAATGCAGGATAGATTAAACAAACTGGGAAAAGACAATGTTTTTATTTACACTGCTGAAGGCTATCCTGAGCTATCCGATGTTATCCCTATATTGAAAAAAAATAATTATAAAAAAATCCTTTTACTGCCATTTCTTATTGTTTCTGGTGTGCATGTCAACGAAGACATGGCCGGTAAAAACAATTCCCATAAAACAATTTTAGAACAGGCTGGTTTTGAGGTCAGTACATATCTCCATGGTTTAGGCGAAAGTAATACAGCTTGCAAGTTCTTTTTAGACCATACAAAAAAAGCCTGTGAACTATTAACAAATAAGTAA
- a CDS encoding DeoR/GlpR family DNA-binding transcription regulator, with product MTSRIRRSHIIGHLEKCNTVYITELAEKFAVSSMTIRRDLEFLAKQGLVTLIRGGATLNHGAAFLYSQSFRQTKFIKEKHRIAEYCASLINEGSSIFLDCGSTTQKIAETILPMNNITVITHSLECAQTLSTAKKLKLIMAPGVYSTSMGGFLGQFTCEFIKNFHIDILFLGANGVDTEHGLSSPDYIDALTKRALINASRKVIIATDSSKLNLNFFVTVASLQEIDSIVTDKNAAPDVIDAMRSKGINIVLV from the coding sequence ATGACATCACGTATTCGTCGTAGTCACATAATCGGCCATCTAGAAAAGTGTAATACAGTATATATCACAGAACTTGCAGAAAAATTTGCCGTCTCTTCCATGACTATCAGGCGAGACCTTGAATTCCTTGCCAAGCAAGGACTTGTCACCCTTATCAGAGGTGGTGCTACATTAAATCATGGAGCAGCTTTTCTTTACAGTCAATCTTTTCGGCAAACTAAGTTCATCAAAGAAAAACATCGTATTGCTGAATACTGTGCCAGTCTAATAAATGAAGGTTCTTCTATTTTTCTCGACTGCGGCTCTACTACTCAAAAAATTGCTGAAACAATTTTACCTATGAACAATATCACTGTAATAACCCATTCATTAGAATGCGCACAGACTTTAAGCACTGCCAAAAAATTAAAATTAATAATGGCTCCCGGAGTTTATTCAACTTCTATGGGTGGATTTCTGGGACAGTTTACCTGTGAATTTATAAAAAACTTTCATATAGATATACTTTTTCTTGGTGCCAATGGCGTAGATACAGAACACGGTCTTTCTTCACCGGATTATATTGACGCATTGACAAAAAGAGCATTGATTAACGCATCACGCAAAGTAATTATAGCCACTGATTCTTCAAAATTAAATTTGAACTTTTTTGTAACAGTTGCCAGTTTACAAGAAATTGACTCTATTGTTACTGATAAAAATGCTGCTCCTGATGTAATTGATGCTATGCGCTCAAAAGGTATAAATATAGTATTGGTATAG